In a single window of the Saccharothrix australiensis genome:
- a CDS encoding helix-turn-helix domain-containing GNAT family N-acetyltransferase, whose translation MTTLRPVALPDQDATAYARWFACLADPTRVRLLHAVATGPGEITVGALSEAIGVSQPTCSHHLRKLADTGFVRLRREGTTTLVSVNRACCTGLPHAADAVMGTVVTGPRRSAAPPTDVTVRAMTDDDWTDVRHVYAEGIATRDATFETETPSRRALDAKWLPGHRWVAEVDGRVAGWAAATPVSPRTCYAGVAETSVYVAADARGRGVGTALVHRQVAAADAAGLWTLQTAIFPENRASIALHHAAGFRTVGVRERIARHHGVWRDTVLLERRAPSSPACGEGC comes from the coding sequence ATGACGACGCTCCGCCCGGTCGCGCTGCCCGACCAGGACGCCACCGCCTACGCCCGGTGGTTCGCCTGCCTCGCCGACCCGACCAGGGTCCGCCTGCTGCACGCCGTCGCCACCGGCCCTGGCGAGATCACCGTCGGCGCGCTGTCCGAGGCCATCGGCGTCAGCCAGCCGACCTGCTCGCACCACCTGCGCAAGCTCGCCGACACCGGGTTCGTCCGCCTCCGCCGGGAGGGCACCACCACCCTGGTGTCGGTGAACCGGGCCTGCTGCACGGGCCTGCCGCACGCCGCCGACGCCGTCATGGGCACCGTCGTCACCGGACCCCGCCGCAGCGCCGCACCGCCGACCGACGTCACCGTGCGCGCCATGACCGACGACGACTGGACCGACGTCCGCCACGTCTACGCCGAGGGCATCGCGACCCGCGACGCCACCTTCGAGACCGAGACGCCCAGCCGCCGCGCGCTCGACGCGAAGTGGCTGCCCGGCCACCGCTGGGTCGCCGAGGTCGACGGCCGCGTCGCCGGCTGGGCCGCCGCCACCCCGGTCTCCCCCCGCACGTGCTACGCGGGCGTCGCCGAGACCTCGGTGTACGTCGCCGCCGACGCGCGCGGCCGGGGCGTCGGCACGGCGCTGGTGCACCGGCAGGTCGCCGCCGCCGACGCCGCCGGCCTGTGGACGCTGCAAACCGCGATCTTCCCCGAGAACCGCGCGAGCATCGCCCTCCACCACGCCGCCGGCTTCCGCACCGTCGGGGTCCGCGAGCGCATCGCGCGGCACCACGGGGTCTGGCGCGACACCGTCCTGCTCGAACGCCGCGCCCCGTCGTCACCGGCGTGCGGGGAAGGCTGCTGA
- a CDS encoding NAD(P)-binding domain-containing protein gives MGALPVVVVGAGPSGLAAAARLVERGLEPLVLESGPRAGAAVAQWRHVRLFSPWSELVDPAGRRLLDTAGWAPPPADDHPTGAEWAARYLAPLAAALGDRVRFGARVVGVARRGRDRLVAEGRDREPLTVHVETAAGEERITARAVLDASGTWGTPNPLGGDGLPALGERAAADRIAYRVPDLAAEARRYAGGRVAVAGSGHSALTALVALADLAERHPGTRVTWLLRRGAAGTAFGGGAADQLPARGALGVAARAAVEAGRVTVVTGFRTVSVTRVDEGVVLESEDGRRLGPVDEVVALTGFRPDLSWLSEIRLDLDPASQAPAALAPLIDPNVHSCGTVPPHGAEELRQPEPDFYLVGMKSYGRAPTFLALTGYEQVRSVVAEIAGDHGAARRVELTLPGTGVCGGAGVFDAEPAATGGCCGTPAAVELAAPGPRP, from the coding sequence GTGGGCGCACTTCCGGTGGTCGTCGTCGGCGCGGGTCCGAGCGGCTTGGCGGCGGCGGCCCGGCTGGTGGAGCGGGGCCTGGAACCGCTCGTGCTGGAGTCCGGGCCGCGCGCGGGCGCGGCGGTCGCGCAGTGGCGGCACGTGCGGCTGTTCTCACCGTGGTCGGAACTGGTCGACCCGGCGGGACGGCGGCTGCTCGACACCGCCGGGTGGGCGCCGCCCCCGGCCGACGACCACCCGACCGGCGCGGAGTGGGCCGCGCGGTACCTCGCGCCGCTCGCCGCCGCGCTGGGCGACCGGGTGCGGTTCGGCGCGCGGGTGGTCGGCGTCGCCCGGCGCGGGCGGGACCGGCTCGTGGCCGAGGGCCGCGACCGCGAGCCGCTGACCGTGCACGTCGAGACCGCCGCCGGCGAGGAGCGGATCACCGCTCGGGCCGTGCTCGACGCGTCCGGCACGTGGGGCACGCCCAACCCGCTGGGCGGCGACGGGCTGCCCGCGCTCGGCGAACGCGCCGCCGCCGACCGGATCGCGTACCGGGTGCCCGACCTCGCCGCCGAGGCGCGGCGGTACGCGGGCGGGCGGGTCGCCGTGGCGGGCAGCGGGCACTCGGCGCTGACCGCGCTGGTGGCGCTGGCCGACCTCGCGGAACGGCACCCCGGCACGCGCGTCACGTGGCTGCTGCGCAGGGGTGCGGCGGGGACGGCGTTCGGCGGCGGGGCGGCCGACCAGCTCCCGGCGCGCGGCGCGCTGGGCGTCGCGGCCCGCGCCGCGGTGGAGGCGGGCCGCGTGACCGTCGTGACGGGGTTCCGCACGGTGTCCGTGACGCGCGTCGACGAGGGGGTGGTGCTGGAGTCCGAGGACGGCCGGCGGCTCGGCCCGGTGGACGAGGTCGTCGCGCTGACCGGGTTCCGCCCCGACCTGTCGTGGCTGTCGGAGATCCGCCTCGACCTCGACCCGGCGTCGCAGGCGCCGGCCGCGCTCGCGCCGCTGATCGACCCGAACGTCCACTCCTGCGGCACGGTTCCCCCGCACGGGGCGGAGGAGCTGCGCCAGCCGGAGCCGGACTTCTACCTGGTCGGCATGAAGAGCTACGGCCGCGCGCCGACGTTCCTCGCCCTGACCGGTTACGAGCAGGTGCGCAGCGTCGTCGCGGAGATCGCCGGCGACCACGGTGCCGCGCGGCGGGTCGAGCTGACCCTGCCGGGGACGGGCGTGTGCGGTGGGGCCGGGGTGTTCGACGCGGAGCCGGCGGCCACGGGCGGTTGCTGCGGCACGCCGGCCGCGGTGGAGCTGGCGGCACCGGGGCCGCGCCCCTGA
- a CDS encoding TetR/AcrR family transcriptional regulator: MGNVATDREQVEVPRRGRPPVSDRQRQRQRLEISRHAVRLFAEHGVAATSGEQIARAAGVSERTLWRAFRSKESCVEPLLAKAIDAFRAVLRAWPAELDLIEHLRAAYTPVLDSASDADLDAVLAVVRMTRDEPALRAVYLMLRERSEDTFAEVLAERSGASPDSVEVRVQAAAMSAVLKVATDHLAHVTATGVTPGTLRRHREDVAAAVDLVIRGLSDDRRGPGRGQRDEVVVTAGSAVEDAGAS; the protein is encoded by the coding sequence GTGGGAAACGTCGCGACCGACAGGGAGCAGGTGGAGGTGCCCCGCCGGGGACGGCCGCCGGTGAGCGACCGGCAACGCCAGCGGCAGCGCCTGGAGATCTCGCGCCACGCGGTCCGCCTGTTCGCCGAGCACGGCGTGGCCGCCACCTCGGGCGAGCAGATCGCCCGAGCCGCCGGCGTCTCCGAACGCACGCTGTGGCGCGCCTTCCGCAGCAAGGAGAGCTGCGTGGAGCCGCTGCTCGCCAAGGCGATCGACGCCTTCCGCGCGGTCCTGCGCGCCTGGCCCGCCGAACTGGACCTCATCGAACACCTGCGCGCGGCGTACACGCCCGTCCTGGACTCGGCGTCGGACGCGGACCTCGACGCGGTGCTCGCCGTGGTCCGGATGACCCGTGACGAGCCGGCGCTGCGCGCCGTGTACCTCATGCTCAGGGAACGCTCGGAGGACACGTTCGCGGAGGTGCTCGCCGAGCGCTCGGGCGCCTCCCCCGACTCCGTCGAGGTCCGCGTGCAGGCGGCCGCGATGAGCGCGGTGCTGAAGGTGGCGACCGACCACCTGGCCCACGTCACGGCGACGGGCGTCACCCCCGGAACCCTGCGGCGACACCGCGAGGACGTCGCCGCCGCGGTCGACCTGGTCATCCGGGGGCTGTCGGACGACAGGAGAGGCCCCGGCCGAGGGCAGCGCGACGAGGTCGTCGTGACCGCGGGCAGCGCCGTGGAGGACGCCGGCGCATCGTGA
- a CDS encoding cytochrome P450 has translation MSIAAERPQLPFARPNVLDLAPLYEVLRREAPVARVTTPTGDPAWLVTRYEEVRDLLGDKRLGRSHPEPERASRLSTAAILDGPTGDYETEEADHARMRRLLTPAFSAKRMNLLSGYMHELVDGYLDRLLAEHAASPDGVVDLHAGLAFPLPVAVICRLLGAPEGDREHFHSLSERMSNLAIGEDAHRAFEEFSRYMVGLVEAKRARPGEDVISDLVRAQSADPTFDYHEMVRLCVGLLFAGHETTVNRIGLGTLFLLTHRDQWEALTADPDGRVNATVEEIMRLGAPGDLGLLRYAHVDVEVAGVTIRRGDAVVLSINAANRDASVYRDAEAFDPDRPERAHLGFGHGGHFCIGASLARTELRVVFAALARRVPGLRLAKRVEELETRTTITGGVTELPVTW, from the coding sequence ATGAGCATTGCCGCGGAGCGCCCGCAATTACCGTTCGCCAGGCCCAACGTCCTCGACCTCGCGCCGCTGTACGAGGTGCTGCGCCGGGAGGCGCCGGTCGCGCGGGTCACCACGCCGACCGGGGATCCCGCCTGGCTGGTCACCCGCTACGAGGAGGTGCGCGACCTGCTCGGCGACAAGCGGCTCGGCCGTTCCCACCCCGAGCCGGAACGGGCTTCCCGCCTGTCGACCGCCGCGATCCTGGACGGGCCGACCGGCGACTACGAGACCGAGGAAGCCGACCACGCCCGCATGCGTCGGCTGCTGACCCCCGCGTTCTCCGCCAAGCGGATGAACCTGCTCTCCGGCTACATGCACGAACTGGTCGACGGCTACCTCGACCGACTGCTGGCCGAGCACGCCGCCTCGCCCGACGGGGTGGTCGACCTGCACGCCGGGTTGGCGTTCCCGCTGCCCGTCGCCGTGATCTGCCGGCTGCTCGGCGCGCCGGAGGGCGACCGCGAGCACTTCCACTCGCTGTCGGAGCGCATGTCCAACCTCGCCATCGGCGAGGACGCCCACCGGGCGTTCGAGGAGTTCAGCCGGTACATGGTCGGGCTCGTCGAGGCCAAGCGCGCGCGACCGGGCGAGGACGTGATCTCCGACCTCGTGCGCGCCCAGAGCGCCGACCCGACGTTCGACTACCACGAGATGGTCCGGCTCTGCGTCGGGCTGCTGTTCGCCGGCCACGAGACCACGGTCAACCGCATCGGCCTGGGCACGCTCTTCCTGCTCACCCACCGCGACCAGTGGGAGGCGCTGACCGCGGACCCCGACGGCCGGGTCAACGCCACCGTCGAGGAGATCATGCGGTTGGGCGCGCCCGGCGACCTCGGGCTGCTGCGGTACGCGCACGTCGACGTCGAAGTCGCCGGAGTCACCATCCGGCGCGGCGACGCCGTGGTCCTGTCGATCAACGCCGCCAACCGCGACGCCTCGGTCTACCGCGACGCCGAGGCGTTCGACCCCGACCGCCCGGAACGCGCCCACCTCGGCTTCGGGCACGGTGGGCACTTCTGCATCGGCGCGAGCCTGGCCCGCACCGAGTTGCGCGTCGTGTTCGCCGCCCTCGCCCGCCGCGTGCCCGGCCTGCGGCTCGCCAAGCGGGTGGAGGAGCTGGAGACCCGCACCACCATCACCGGTGGCGTCACCGAGCTCCCCGTGACCTGGTGA